In one window of Neofelis nebulosa isolate mNeoNeb1 chromosome 15, mNeoNeb1.pri, whole genome shotgun sequence DNA:
- the CFAP126 gene encoding protein Flattop isoform X2, whose amino-acid sequence MATNYSANQYEKAFSPKYLQNWSPAKPTKERISSHEGYTQFIANDRGHLLPSVPRSKASPWGSFMGTWQMPLKVPPARVTLTSRTVAGAASLTKWIQKNPDLLKASNGLRPEIFGKPHDPDSQRKLGKWITKTVQQAPSPIIIPNSPAVNLSSPDQPQSSHPSAGHTPGPQSPASSPKSPPGSPRMPEHWAGPNLAEVQTYKPGTPETPRDPTEKTCLETE is encoded by the exons ATGGCCACCAACTACAGTGCAAACCAG TATGAAAAAGCTTTCTCACCCAAGTATCTGCAGAACTGGTCTCCCGCCAAGCCAACAAAAGAG AGAATCTCTTCCCACGAAGGCTACACTCAGTTTATCGCCAATGATCGTGGCCATCTGCTGCCCTCGGTGCCCCGTTCCAAG GCAAGTCCTTGGGGATCCTTCATGGGCACCTGGCAAATGCCTCTGAAGGTGCCCCCCGCCCGGGTGACCCTGACCTCCCGTACAGTGGCTGGTGCTGCCTCCCTCACCAAGTGGATACAGAAAAATCCGGATTTACTCAAGGCCTCCAACGGGCTGCGTCCTGAAATCTTCGGCAAG CCTCACGACCCAGACAGTCAGAGGAAACTCGGGAAGTGGATCACAAAGACCGTACAACAAGCACCAAGTCCCATCATAATCCCAAACTCCCCAGCTGTAAACCTCAGTTCCCCAGACCAACCCCAAAGCTCACACCCCTCTGCAGGTCACACTCCAGGCCCCCAAAGCCCAGCCAGCTCTCCCAAGAGCCCACCTGGAAGCCCACGCATGCCGGAGCATTGGGCAGGTCCTAATTTAGCTGAGGTCCAGACGTACAAACCTGGAACTCCGGAGACACCCAGGGACCCTACTGAGAAAACCTGTCTGGAGACCGAGTGA
- the CFAP126 gene encoding protein Flattop isoform X1 produces MLNSTHVDQEYIPSTYEKAFSPKYLQNWSPAKPTKERISSHEGYTQFIANDRGHLLPSVPRSKASPWGSFMGTWQMPLKVPPARVTLTSRTVAGAASLTKWIQKNPDLLKASNGLRPEIFGKPHDPDSQRKLGKWITKTVQQAPSPIIIPNSPAVNLSSPDQPQSSHPSAGHTPGPQSPASSPKSPPGSPRMPEHWAGPNLAEVQTYKPGTPETPRDPTEKTCLETE; encoded by the exons ATGTTGAACAGCACACATGTAGACCAAGAGTACATCCCTTCTACA TATGAAAAAGCTTTCTCACCCAAGTATCTGCAGAACTGGTCTCCCGCCAAGCCAACAAAAGAG AGAATCTCTTCCCACGAAGGCTACACTCAGTTTATCGCCAATGATCGTGGCCATCTGCTGCCCTCGGTGCCCCGTTCCAAG GCAAGTCCTTGGGGATCCTTCATGGGCACCTGGCAAATGCCTCTGAAGGTGCCCCCCGCCCGGGTGACCCTGACCTCCCGTACAGTGGCTGGTGCTGCCTCCCTCACCAAGTGGATACAGAAAAATCCGGATTTACTCAAGGCCTCCAACGGGCTGCGTCCTGAAATCTTCGGCAAG CCTCACGACCCAGACAGTCAGAGGAAACTCGGGAAGTGGATCACAAAGACCGTACAACAAGCACCAAGTCCCATCATAATCCCAAACTCCCCAGCTGTAAACCTCAGTTCCCCAGACCAACCCCAAAGCTCACACCCCTCTGCAGGTCACACTCCAGGCCCCCAAAGCCCAGCCAGCTCTCCCAAGAGCCCACCTGGAAGCCCACGCATGCCGGAGCATTGGGCAGGTCCTAATTTAGCTGAGGTCCAGACGTACAAACCTGGAACTCCGGAGACACCCAGGGACCCTACTGAGAAAACCTGTCTGGAGACCGAGTGA